The window TCTTTGATCACATTTCTGAATCCCTGTTTTCTCTCTGAGTGTgtcttgtgtgtgtgtgagcgCACACACTAGtggaatttatattattttggttTTTGGTATGCTCTTGTGTGTGAGGTTTCTTTTTTGTACTTGGTAATTTAATTTGTCTAGTTCCAGTTATAGCAAATGTCATTATATACAATCTTATCCTGCAACAGGgttgaaatttataaacataacaAAGAAGAAAGAATTGCTAGAACATGGGGAACTGTTGCTCCAGGATTACCTTATGTAGAGGAGGTAATTACTCCAGCTGGAAATTGGCTAATTGGTGGAGATCTCGAGGTTTTAAAACCTATCAAATACAATGATGGTCTTGATCACTACAGACTGTCTCCCCAACAACTCAGAAAAGAATTTGATCGTCGTCAGGCCGATGCAGTGTTTGCTTTTCAATTAAGGAATCCTGTGCACAATGGTCATGCATTGCTAATGAATGACACAAGAAGGAGACTTTTAGAAATGGGTTACAAAAATCCAATTCTTTTGCTTCATCCTTTGGGAGGTTACACAAAGGCTGATGACGTGCCTCTGGATGTTCGTATGGAACAACATAGCAAGGTAAATTTCAAAGTTTCTATTCATTACACTTATATCTATAGTAGGATATGGCTGTAgactgaatatatattattggaaCTGAACACAAGAAATTATAATCCAAAGATGTGCAGGACCCAAATTTTTGTGTTTGGTTTCTGCAGATGGTCAAGTTTTGTTATCATTCTCATGTCTTCTTATAGCTGTTTATCGCAATCTACTGGTTATTGGTCTGAAGCTTGACATTTCCCCTACATGTTCAGCCAATATTTTACTAGAACTGTTTTTACATCTAGGTCTTAGAAGATGGAGTCCTTGACCCTGAGACTACGATTGTAGCTATATTTCCATCTCCGATGCATTATGCTGGTCCAACAGAAGTACAATGGCATGCCAAAGCAAGGATTAATGCTGGTGCTAATTTCTACATTGTTGGTCGTGATCCCGCTGGTATGGGCCATCCAACGGAAAAGAGGGATCTATATGATCCTGATCACGGGAAAAAGGTTCTCAGCATGGCTCCTGGACTAGAGAAGTTGAACATTCTGCCATTCAAGGTATGTTCcataaaatcataatatttagaTTTATTGATAGCATTTAATGCAATAACAGATGATGTGACCTCCTGTTCCTGCATATATACTTACATCTGTAGTTATCAGCCTTGACAGGCGTGAAACCTGGGAATTTATACTTTATTTGTAAGGTTCTTCTGTGGTGTCTCAAATGAGTGTAGATTGCATCTGCATATAAGCTCAGATTCACATCCCACAAACAGACCTAGAAGTTATAGTACGTACCTGATGTTGCACATTTTAACATTCTAGAAAATATTGAGCAGGAATAATTATTATTCGAATGTTGACAAAACTTAAAAGATGTATAGCAAATGTCTAGGCTTTTTAATTAAGTGCAAAGAGTTGTGAAAAAATTCAAGGAGCAATATCTTATTATTCTGCTTGTGCTTATGATGCCTCTTTTCGGGTTAACATTATAACAAAGGcatttaaataaaatagtatTACTATATTTTTCATCAAACTTAATAGTTGAGTCTGGTTGATTTAAACTTAAAACTGCGATGAAAGTGAGGTAGGTAAAAGAGCAATGACAAGATTCTAATATTTGCGAAAAAAATGAATCGGATAAAGGAAAAAGCATTATGTGTTAGTTCAAGCGAAAATATTCACTTTTAATTTGTGGAATGGTATCAGTGTTGGCATGTGTATTATTGTGCATATATTTTCATCAAGCAGCCTATAGTATGCAATGCAGATGGTCAGTAATTCTAATATAATTTCTTTGTATTATCTCTTCTAGTTTAATCATAAGTATGCTGGTTGTGAAACTCTCGTGCTTGACTTCTATTTTAAATAAACCTATCTGATATCTTCACTAGTACGAAGCAAAGATGCAAAAGTTCGTTACTTCAAGCATTGGTCAGTGGTCTCTTGAGTAAATCTTCTATATATAATGTTGCAGGTGGCAGCATATGATACAGTGGAAAAGAAAATGGCATTCTTTGATCCATCACGAGCTAAAGATTTCCTGTTCATATCTGGAACCAAGGTGAGACTAGTATTTGTATATTGTCATGCTCTCACTAAAGCAATTACCagcttaaaaaaacaaaattcttTATTAATAGTATAGGAATTCTTTGATCTaccaactgagatttgaagatcaGATATATCTGCATTTTTTAATGGAATGAGCTATGCTAGTGAGAATTAAAGAATTTGTATGTGCCTATTGTAGATGCGCACATTTGCAAGAACTGGGGAGAACCCTCCTGATGGTTTCATGTGTCCTAGTGGATGGCAAGTCCTAGTAAAATATTACGAGAGCCTGCAAGCTGAAGAAGAGGTCTCACAGAAATCAGCTGTGCTGTCGTCTTAATATGCAACTGCTTGCTTAAGTTTCAACATATGGATTCCTTGAAagtgaaatttaatttattataggaGAGCTTATTGTGCGGCGATAAAGTTTCTTTTTCAATCGTTTTGCTGGcctatatattaatgattgtaACATTTGGTCAGGGAAAGCAGTGCGacgaaatctgaagagttttgtACTGTACATCTGTTCACCTAATTGACATAATGAACAATACACAATACACAAATTTTCTCTATAACACTAATGCAGCTATAGTCAATGCACAGGAATACAACTTAGTGTAATCAATTCTTTTGCTCTTATGAGTTGATGAGAATTAGTCTATCCTGTGTTAGTTCTGTACATAAGAGAGAAAAGATTGAATATACAAGCTCATGACAATGGATGAAGCTTACAGATGAATGGAAGTGTAATCCACTGAAGACTCCTTGGTATAGATGAAGACTACCAATTTATAAGTAGAATCACTATTCTCTTGTAGGTTCTCCTAAGAAtagtactccttccgtctcaaaATACTTTTCCAGTTTGTTtttatcacgtttgccaacacgcATTTTTGgtcgttaatatttttattttcgtattagtattaaatataaaaacttcatcgtattaaagtactcgtgaatacaaatcaaacaagatcactcatgactatatttagtcttataaatttgatttgacgtaaattagtaatttgtctcatgtcatgaacagtcccgacatttcAAACAGGAAAGTAAATAGAAACGTGGGAGTAATTATTAAACTGTAGTAATATACAGATCCATTCGGCTACTAGCGAACATGGATAAGATCTAGCACATAGTGATAAACTTACCGTATTTAAGAAACATAATCTGTGCTCGTTTCTCGTTCATTTCTAGGAATGCATGCTTGCTTAATTGTTGCAACAGTTTTAAAATCTTTAGAAAGCCAACCAGAGAATAAAATGGAGCAAGTTTTTCATTTGGGAAAGCAATATGTACAGGGCATACAGTCATCTGATTCTTAGTGAAATTATCTCAAAATATTACAACCAATAAATTTCCATACACGCAGCAAATGAGGCCTAGTTTTCActttttgtttttgtagaaaAGAATCTGCTGACACCTCGGTGTTTCTCTGGTTCCAAAGTGGAAGACGAAGAGCCTGACTTAGTTGGCCGGTGTTTTGGTTGATGCTTTGTACTGACTGGTGATCTTGATAGATTGCTTGCATCAGAATCTGATGGATAAATTGGCGTGCTAAATATATCCGAGTCACTCCCTACACGACGCTTAGTGGCAAAGTTAGCACGGACAGATGTGTCAACATTCTGCAAAAGCATACTACTAGATGTTAGTTTATCTTCAGGGAATATTTCATCCTTCCTTCGAGTCCCCTCCAGGGTTGGAGACCCCACAAATTCCATCTGAGGGCGCATCGAATCCAAGTGCTTGCCCAAAAGAAAAATGGTTTCTTGACACTCTGCTAGCTTCTCAGCAGCAGCCACTAACTCTGTCTCCTTAAATGacatacattttaaaaaaaaaaaaaaatcctaatgAGGGACAATTggaaaagtaaaaaagaaaaggGAGAATACCATTTCTATCCCAAAGCAAAAATATAGGAGGTTCAAAATTTAGAGAAGTGGAAAGAAATAACATGAACGGGCAGGACACACATCAACTTCATACTTGGCATCAAAACTATGTGCAAAAAAGACCTAAGTGctatttaattcataataatcatataaGCGTACCCCTTACTtcacatttataaaatttttaatgttcCATGTTTTAATGAACCAATTAGAACAATACTCTTTCCATTATGAAGAGAGTGGGTTGGTCAGATTTGATATGTTGATTACTAGTTTCCTCCAAGTTTACCCCTTATAAGAATTTttagtaaacaatgaagaagtatGACAATGCAAGTACATTATCAAATTTGAGTGGCGTTTTCTAATAAGCTGAAATTGACTCTTTGATTGGAACTAAAATTGTCAAAGCCTTTTAGGCTTTACAGCAGGAGTATTGTATTTATAGTGGAGGGACTTTAAAGCAGACAAGTCCTATCGCAGTGATAAAGAATAATGACGTATACGTATTCTTATCTAATAAAACACACTCACACACCCACCTGGCCACCTTGCCTTGGACAGATACAACCTATAACAAGGATCAGAAGATGCATGATGTAATTATGTGCAAGCTTATGTAGAAAGTCTTATACAAACAACTTGATTCGAAATTACCCAACTATCTATGATTAACAGTGAGACTTGAAATAGTCATCCTCAGTGACTTACCAGAGCTGCTTATTTTTAGCAAGATTAGCATATAAAGGTGATTTAAGTTAAAATGATTAAAGATTTCTAATGGAACTGATAGAGAAACATTATGTTCACGCCAGTAATAACTCAACTATAATTTATGCACATAGAGGAAGATTCAACTCTCACCTGGCTGCTTCTGGTATCTACTCGACCTACTGGGAAGTTCTCAACCCTGAAACACATCATTAAGCACAAACTTAGTGGTGTTTAGCatataataatgaagcacaaaGTTACAAGGTTTTACACATAAGTATTGTACTAGTGTACTATCGGTGCTAGGGTACCTGCAAACACCAATAAAATATCACTGGCATTTAAGCATGTTACCTTATATTCGTAAAGAACAATAATCATAACAGAAATTTGAAGGGAAGACATATATCCTATCATGTAAACGAAAATATTAGAGTCCAACACCTCTACACCCCTATAAAATTGTGTGAAAGGCCATTTTGTGAACTCTTTATACAAAAGTGATAGATATTGATGTAAACATATAGCAATAGGCTGGACCAAACTATCATATAGACTAGAATTGTCACTAAAACGAACTATTTGCTCAGTCAAAATTCTTTTTCTAACCTTTTTAAGTCTTCTTGGAGAACAATACATCTGGCAAAAGAATCCGCAAGATTCTTCCTCTCCTCTCGAAGTTCACTATTCAGACTCTCTACTTTTGCCTCCAGACAGTCTACCTTAATTTGTAACTCGTCTGCATGCTTTTCAAGCGATCTGTATGATTCAGCCATACATTTTAGCTGCGTCTCGGCTAGACCATTCATGTTTTGAGCAGCTGTCAGTTGTGATTTAACTTCAGCCAGAAGTTCTTCAGTTTCTTGCAACCGAGACATAGTGATTTCTAGATTTTTAGTCGATCTAGCAAGATCTGTCACCAAGTTATCTTTTTCTGATTTCAGTAACCTAAAGTCCTCCAATGAGCAATTCCATGATGCAGTTTTCAATTCAGAGGTTGGAACAAAAGGAACATCATGGGGAATGTCAGGATCAGATGTTGAATCAGAAAAATGAGCACAACTGTCTGTGTAGTTCGTCACTGCCTTGTTCTCAGGCAAAGCAACTTTGTCTATGCAATCTGAAGTACTGGGTTCAGTTTCAATACATTTATAACCCAGGGCATCAAAATGAATATAGTTTGCTTTACTGAATACTTGAGAAAGGCAAAGAATATAATTATTCAAGCTTCCTCTGTTGTTTATAACTTGATTAAAAGCAGCAGAGAATTCCTCCAATATTTTGGTCAATTCATTTCCTTCCTGGGATGTGCCCTGTATAGCTTTCCCCTCTTTTCCAAGCAGCAatacaaattcataaattt of the Daucus carota subsp. sativus chromosome 4, DH1 v3.0, whole genome shotgun sequence genome contains:
- the LOC108218522 gene encoding ATP sulfurylase 2; its protein translation is MSLTIKLQLNNISTSSITCLNLNPSTKKIHKGPNFIVSKPIYHSNLLTPYVFHQKITPLKQMSSIKSSLIDPDGGSLVDLVVPEAQRAVKASEAESLPKVKLTKIDFEWVHVISEGWANPLKGFMRENEYLQSLHFNSLKMEDGSVVNMSLPIVLAIDDDAKQTIGSSPDVALLGPNQDLVAILRRVEIYKHNKEERIARTWGTVAPGLPYVEEVITPAGNWLIGGDLEVLKPIKYNDGLDHYRLSPQQLRKEFDRRQADAVFAFQLRNPVHNGHALLMNDTRRRLLEMGYKNPILLLHPLGGYTKADDVPLDVRMEQHSKVLEDGVLDPETTIVAIFPSPMHYAGPTEVQWHAKARINAGANFYIVGRDPAGMGHPTEKRDLYDPDHGKKVLSMAPGLEKLNILPFKVAAYDTVEKKMAFFDPSRAKDFLFISGTKMRTFARTGENPPDGFMCPSGWQVLVKYYESLQAEEEVSQKSAVLSS